The genomic DNA CCGCGATTTCTTCCTCAGAGGAAGAGATATTCGGTGACTTCCTTGAGGATTTGGCTATATTTATTGCAAAAGAAACTTATGGTGCAGAGAAATCGCCTGCGCCGGGAATTGACTTTCAATTCAACAAAGATGGTATTACATATATTGTTTCAGTCAAATCAGGACCCAACTGGGGAAATAGTTCTCAACAAGATAAGCAAGAGGAAAACTTTAAAAGGGCAACAAAGGTTCTTAAGGGTTCAAGCCATACACGTCACGTAGAGGCTATCCTGGGTATCTGCTACGGAAAAACAAGAACAACTAGCCTTCGCGGCTACCAGAAGATTGTAGGTCAAAACTTCTGGTATTTCATCAGCGGAAACGAGAATCTTTATACAGATATTATCAAACCTTTAGGGCACAGAGCGAAAGAATGCAACGAGGAATTCCAAGCTAAAAGAGATGCATTGGCTAACCGCCTTACTATGGAATTCATGAAAGAGTTCTGTGACGAAAATGGCTACATCAATTGGATTAGGTTGATTCAACTTAACAGTGGGAATTTACACCTGAACCCCATAATTCACTAATCACTCCACGTTTTGACCAACTTCTGACCAGCTTTTGTCTATCTTCTGACTATAAAACGGGACTGCGTAGGGTCAAACGCGGCGTGGGTTTCAACCGCCCACTTGCAAACCTGAGACAGTTGAATATAATATCTTTCCCAAAACAAGTAAGCTGAACCACACCATGGAGGAAGAATGGGTCCAAAAAAGAGAGTATCTCCGGACTTAGATCCGCATCCATTTAACGTAATTTACATAAAGAATCCCTCTCAGGAGCAGTTGCGCCGCATGGCAATAGAGCACACGCCCGCCTGCTACACTACAAAGCACGGCAACGTGAACAAGATTGCCCGCAACAAGGCTCGCATGGCCA from bacterium includes the following:
- a CDS encoding cytosolic protein; this encodes MKQLDFVKPLDLKEVEKFVASHIAKFHQRRLESAGKMDLKAILKRKNPYLFRAKNMNRAGDLINGFLDAAISSSEEEIFGDFLEDLAIFIAKETYGAEKSPAPGIDFQFNKDGITYIVSVKSGPNWGNSSQQDKQEENFKRATKVLKGSSHTRHVEAILGICYGKTRTTSLRGYQKIVGQNFWYFISGNENLYTDIIKPLGHRAKECNEEFQAKRDALANRLTMEFMKEFCDENGYINWIRLIQLNSGNLHLNPIIH